In Anthonomus grandis grandis chromosome 6, icAntGran1.3, whole genome shotgun sequence, one DNA window encodes the following:
- the LOC126737159 gene encoding glycerol-3-phosphate dehydrogenase [NAD(+)], cytoplasmic isoform X1, with protein sequence MACTNPKQVCIIGSGNWGSAIAKIVGSNAAQSKAFDDRVTMYVYEEMINGKKLTEIINETHENVKYLPGHKLPPNVVAIPDVVEAAKDADILIFVVPHQFIRTLCSTLLGKIKATAIALSLIKGFDRAEGGGIDLISHIITRHLKIPCSVLMGANLASEVADEMFCETTIGCKDATAGPVLRDIIQTSYFRVVVVDDEDTVEVCGALKNIVACGAGFVDGLGLGDNTKAAVIRLGLMEMVKFVDVFYPGGKLSTFFESCGVADLITTCYGGRNRKVSEAFVKTGKSIKQLEDELLNGQKLQGPYTAEEVNYMLQNKGMEEKFPLFTAIHKICTGLLEPKDFIDCIRNHPEHMDSKIDHSNPETLDLEQHNSKL encoded by the exons atgGCATGCACCAACCCGAAACAAGTCTGCATCATCGGCAGCGGaaactg gggcTCAGCTATTGCCAAAATTGTTGGATCCAATGCGGCtcaatcaaaagcttttgatgATAGGGTTACTATGTATGTTTATGAGGAAATGATTAACGGAAAGAAGTTAACCGAGATTATTAATGAAACCCATGagaatgtaaaatatttacctgGACATAAATTACCACCCAATGTG gtaGCAATTCCAGATGTGGTTGAAGCGGCCAAAGATGCCGACATTCTGATTTTTGTAGTACCACATCAGTTTATAAGAACATTATGCTCAACcctattaggaaaaataaaggCGACTGCCATTGCTCTCTCCTTAATTAAG GGTTTCGACCGTGCAGAAGGTGGCGGAATCGACCTTATTTCGCACATTATTACAAGGCATTTAAAAATCCCTTGCTCAGTTCTCATGGGTGCCAATCTTGCCTCCGAAGTAGCCGACGAAATGTTTTGTGAAACGACGATAGGATGCAAAGATGCCACTGCGGGACCCGTATTAAGAGATATCATTCAAACCTCTTACTTCCGGGTCGTAGTTGTTGATGATGAAGATACCGTTGAAGTCTGCGGTGCTCTGAAG aatattgtagCCTGCGGTGCGGGATTTGTAGATGGTTTAGGTCTGGGGGATAATACGAAAGCGGCAGTAATCCGTTTGGGTCTGATGGAAATGGTTAAATTCGTGGACGTGTTCTATCCAGGCGGAAAACTGTCGACCTTCTTTGAGAGTTGTGGTGTGGCGGATTTGATCACCACTTGCTATGGTGGTAGAAATAGGAAAGTCAGCGAGGCCTTTGTCAAAACTGGCAAGTCGATAAAACAATTGGAAGATGAATTGCTTAACGGACAGAAGCTGCAAGGTCCGTACACCGCTGAGGAAGTGAATTATATGTTGCAGAATAAAGGAATGGAAGAAAA ATTCCCCTTGTTTACCGCCATCCACAAAATCTGCACGGGCTTACTGGAACCCAAGGACTTCATCGACTGCATCAGAAACCATCCGGAGCACAT GGATTCTAAAATCGATCATTCAAACCCAGAAACCTTAGATCTTGAGCAACATAATAGCAAACTTTAG
- the LOC126737159 gene encoding glycerol-3-phosphate dehydrogenase [NAD(+)], cytoplasmic isoform X2 — translation MACTNPKQVCIIGSGNWGSAIAKIVGSNAAQSKAFDDRVTMYVYEEMINGKKLTEIINETHENVKYLPGHKLPPNVVAIPDVVEAAKDADILIFVVPHQFIRTLCSTLLGKIKATAIALSLIKGFDRAEGGGIDLISHIITRHLKIPCSVLMGANLASEVADEMFCETTIGCKDATAGPVLRDIIQTSYFRVVVVDDEDTVEVCGALKNIVACGAGFVDGLGLGDNTKAAVIRLGLMEMVKFVDVFYPGGKLSTFFESCGVADLITTCYGGRNRKVSEAFVKTGKSIKQLEDELLNGQKLQGPYTAEEVNYMLQNKGMEEKFPLFTAIHKICTGLLEPKDFIDCIRNHPEHIYTPKHIGFQ, via the exons atgGCATGCACCAACCCGAAACAAGTCTGCATCATCGGCAGCGGaaactg gggcTCAGCTATTGCCAAAATTGTTGGATCCAATGCGGCtcaatcaaaagcttttgatgATAGGGTTACTATGTATGTTTATGAGGAAATGATTAACGGAAAGAAGTTAACCGAGATTATTAATGAAACCCATGagaatgtaaaatatttacctgGACATAAATTACCACCCAATGTG gtaGCAATTCCAGATGTGGTTGAAGCGGCCAAAGATGCCGACATTCTGATTTTTGTAGTACCACATCAGTTTATAAGAACATTATGCTCAACcctattaggaaaaataaaggCGACTGCCATTGCTCTCTCCTTAATTAAG GGTTTCGACCGTGCAGAAGGTGGCGGAATCGACCTTATTTCGCACATTATTACAAGGCATTTAAAAATCCCTTGCTCAGTTCTCATGGGTGCCAATCTTGCCTCCGAAGTAGCCGACGAAATGTTTTGTGAAACGACGATAGGATGCAAAGATGCCACTGCGGGACCCGTATTAAGAGATATCATTCAAACCTCTTACTTCCGGGTCGTAGTTGTTGATGATGAAGATACCGTTGAAGTCTGCGGTGCTCTGAAG aatattgtagCCTGCGGTGCGGGATTTGTAGATGGTTTAGGTCTGGGGGATAATACGAAAGCGGCAGTAATCCGTTTGGGTCTGATGGAAATGGTTAAATTCGTGGACGTGTTCTATCCAGGCGGAAAACTGTCGACCTTCTTTGAGAGTTGTGGTGTGGCGGATTTGATCACCACTTGCTATGGTGGTAGAAATAGGAAAGTCAGCGAGGCCTTTGTCAAAACTGGCAAGTCGATAAAACAATTGGAAGATGAATTGCTTAACGGACAGAAGCTGCAAGGTCCGTACACCGCTGAGGAAGTGAATTATATGTTGCAGAATAAAGGAATGGAAGAAAA ATTCCCCTTGTTTACCGCCATCCACAAAATCTGCACGGGCTTACTGGAACCCAAGGACTTCATCGACTGCATCAGAAACCATCCGGAGCACAT ATATACCCCCAAACATATTGGATTCCAATAA
- the LOC126737159 gene encoding glycerol-3-phosphate dehydrogenase [NAD(+)], cytoplasmic isoform X3 has protein sequence MACTNPKQVCIIGSGNWGSAIAKIVGSNAAQSKAFDDRVTMYVYEEMINGKKLTEIINETHENVKYLPGHKLPPNVVAIPDVVEAAKDADILIFVVPHQFIRTLCSTLLGKIKATAIALSLIKGFDRAEGGGIDLISHIITRHLKIPCSVLMGANLASEVADEMFCETTIGCKDATAGPVLRDIIQTSYFRVVVVDDEDTVEVCGALKNIVACGAGFVDGLGLGDNTKAAVIRLGLMEMVKFVDVFYPGGKLSTFFESCGVADLITTCYGGRNRKVSEAFVKTGKSIKQLEDELLNGQKLQGPYTAEEVNYMLQNKGMEEKFPLFTAIHKICTGLLEPKDFIDCIRNHPEHMVKQCGN, from the exons atgGCATGCACCAACCCGAAACAAGTCTGCATCATCGGCAGCGGaaactg gggcTCAGCTATTGCCAAAATTGTTGGATCCAATGCGGCtcaatcaaaagcttttgatgATAGGGTTACTATGTATGTTTATGAGGAAATGATTAACGGAAAGAAGTTAACCGAGATTATTAATGAAACCCATGagaatgtaaaatatttacctgGACATAAATTACCACCCAATGTG gtaGCAATTCCAGATGTGGTTGAAGCGGCCAAAGATGCCGACATTCTGATTTTTGTAGTACCACATCAGTTTATAAGAACATTATGCTCAACcctattaggaaaaataaaggCGACTGCCATTGCTCTCTCCTTAATTAAG GGTTTCGACCGTGCAGAAGGTGGCGGAATCGACCTTATTTCGCACATTATTACAAGGCATTTAAAAATCCCTTGCTCAGTTCTCATGGGTGCCAATCTTGCCTCCGAAGTAGCCGACGAAATGTTTTGTGAAACGACGATAGGATGCAAAGATGCCACTGCGGGACCCGTATTAAGAGATATCATTCAAACCTCTTACTTCCGGGTCGTAGTTGTTGATGATGAAGATACCGTTGAAGTCTGCGGTGCTCTGAAG aatattgtagCCTGCGGTGCGGGATTTGTAGATGGTTTAGGTCTGGGGGATAATACGAAAGCGGCAGTAATCCGTTTGGGTCTGATGGAAATGGTTAAATTCGTGGACGTGTTCTATCCAGGCGGAAAACTGTCGACCTTCTTTGAGAGTTGTGGTGTGGCGGATTTGATCACCACTTGCTATGGTGGTAGAAATAGGAAAGTCAGCGAGGCCTTTGTCAAAACTGGCAAGTCGATAAAACAATTGGAAGATGAATTGCTTAACGGACAGAAGCTGCAAGGTCCGTACACCGCTGAGGAAGTGAATTATATGTTGCAGAATAAAGGAATGGAAGAAAA ATTCCCCTTGTTTACCGCCATCCACAAAATCTGCACGGGCTTACTGGAACCCAAGGACTTCATCGACTGCATCAGAAACCATCCGGAGCACAT
- the LOC126737899 gene encoding transcriptional adapter 1-like → MFMLVNKQKFLKVITLNTIMDVNEARRNLELALGDLKPQYFAFLRQWFLFNPTLTKEEFDSKVRNLFYNEEQISCHNNFLLGILNKASSTAKVKPVRQLHSSGCFEPAAYTKYVHAKNPETLPSNFTYPKAATELFTPYSGFILCRINIVAWECGMEKAEDEVTQIVSHACKDFLKNIITAMVTKAKGYKIRDGKFQYGFNMPIPDPFLRNSNNIEDETLQSNITINENGILPKAKTSLERTMSNRAFAYAASKNVKTGVTLSTKLLYATIRDNPTLLGQHGIHSVQTLKLSLHDFDDLTSDEDEELFSDNENFA, encoded by the exons atgtttatgcttgtaaataaacaaaaatttttgaaagtgaTTACTTTAAACACAATCATgg ACGTTAATGAAGCCCGAAGAAATCTAGAACTGGCACTGGGCGACTTAAAACCACAATATTTTGCCTTCCTGAGGCAGTGGTTTTTGTTCAATCCGACCTTAACAAAGGAAGAATTCGATTCAAAAGTCAGAAATCTATTTTATAATGAAGAGCAAATCAGTTgtcacaataattttttattgggaATACTAAACAAAGCAAGTTCCACCGCTAAAGTTAAACCAGTAAGGCAGCTGCATAGCTCGGGTTGTTTTGAACCTGCAGCATACacaa aGTATGTCCATGCAAAAAACCCAGAAACCCTTCCATCAAATTTTACATATCCAAAGGCAGCCACAGAACTCTTTACACCTTATAGTGGATTTATATTATGTAGAATTAATATTGTGGCATGGGAGTGTGGCATGGAAAAAGCCGAGGATGAAGTCACACAGATAGTTAGTCATGCTTGCAag gattttcttaaaaacattaTCACCGCAATGGTAACAAAAGCCAAAGGATACAAAATAAGAGATGGCAAATTCCAGTATGGTTTCAACATGCCTATTCCTGATCCATTTCTCAGAAACTCCAACAATATAGAAGATGAAACATTGCAGTCTAATATTACAATTAATGAAAATGGCATTTTGCCTAAGGCCAAAACATCCTTAGAAAGAACAATGAGCAATAGGGCTTTTGCATATGCAGCAagcaaaaat gtaaaaacTGGAGTAACACTAAGCACCAAGTTGCTTTATGCCACTATAAGGGATAATCCAACACTATTGGGACAACATGGTATTCACAGTGTGCAAACATTAAAGCTTAGTTTGCATGATTTTGATGATCTAACAAGTGATGAAGATGAGGAACTATTTTCGGATAATGAG AATTTTGCGTGA